A genomic segment from uncultured Marinifilum sp. encodes:
- the gshAB gene encoding bifunctional glutamate--cysteine ligase GshA/glutathione synthetase GshB, producing the protein MNRLNNITEALKCDGIRKSLINGQFGIEKENVRVDYKGGMARTPHPGILGDKFHHPFITTDFSESQVEMITPPLQSVAEVHGFLETLQDVISENLIDELLWPQSAPPLLPQEEEIPIAKFGDKGIHKEKYREELANRYGKERQMLSGIHFNFSLTSRLERKLKKAIAWNGDSEKFRESIYLKMVRNFMRNRWMLIWLFGESPVSDPSLKMKSLKTGIKTSLGCGNAISIRNSSGGYRNKEEYYIDFNSLDSYFASLSRLIEAGDILSGEELYLPIRLKFIPDTKQISHLEVRILDLDPFEKSGISKNRLYFTHLFLLYCLFKEEENTYQNEDQKIAAKNQDLVSCYGLSPDLFLINNKGASVNYKEMLDNLFADIKQFMSDSNLNKNEEYSSALNEVGALITDPDKRKSFRLKERVMKEGFINFHVNKAKQYKEESEMSSFRFHGFEDLELSSQLLMKAALRRGVEFNILDRSENFISLTQGDKTEYVMQATRTSLDNYSSVLMMENKLVTKKILSANSVRVPCGLDYQNAEEARSDFDLFEGKPIVVKPKSTNYGLGITILKENKSLEVYQRAVDIAFEHDGSILIEEFISGREFRFFVINDRVDGILHRVPANVKGDGIKTIRELVEIKNQDPLRGRAYRTPLEKINLEEAEQMFLKEQGFNFDSILEKDLVVYLRENSNISTGGDSIDYTDDIHQSYKDIAIKSAEALNVKITGLDMMIEDVTKPATKDNYAIIEMNFNPAIHIHCYPYIGENRKLNDKILDALGF; encoded by the coding sequence AGGTATGGCCCGAACTCCACATCCTGGAATTTTAGGAGATAAATTTCATCATCCTTTTATAACCACCGATTTTTCTGAAAGTCAGGTAGAAATGATTACTCCACCCTTGCAAAGTGTTGCTGAGGTTCATGGTTTTTTGGAGACTCTGCAAGATGTGATTTCAGAGAATTTGATTGATGAATTGTTATGGCCACAAAGTGCTCCGCCTTTATTGCCTCAGGAAGAAGAAATTCCCATTGCTAAGTTTGGTGATAAGGGCATTCATAAAGAAAAATATAGAGAAGAATTAGCCAATAGATATGGAAAGGAGAGGCAAATGCTTTCCGGAATTCATTTTAATTTTTCACTGACCTCGAGGCTTGAGCGCAAACTTAAAAAAGCGATAGCTTGGAATGGAGATTCGGAAAAATTTAGAGAAAGTATTTACCTTAAAATGGTGCGCAATTTTATGCGTAACCGTTGGATGCTAATTTGGCTGTTTGGCGAAAGTCCTGTTTCCGATCCATCTTTAAAAATGAAGTCACTTAAAACCGGAATAAAAACATCATTGGGCTGTGGTAATGCAATATCTATTCGAAATAGCTCGGGAGGCTATCGAAATAAAGAGGAATATTATATAGATTTTAATAGTTTAGATAGCTATTTTGCTTCGCTTTCCAGACTAATTGAAGCTGGGGATATTCTTTCTGGTGAAGAGTTGTATTTACCAATACGTCTAAAATTTATTCCTGATACAAAACAGATTTCTCATTTAGAGGTTCGTATTCTTGATTTGGATCCTTTTGAAAAATCTGGCATTTCTAAAAACAGACTGTATTTTACTCACTTGTTTTTATTGTATTGTCTGTTTAAAGAGGAAGAGAATACCTATCAGAACGAAGACCAAAAAATAGCAGCTAAAAATCAGGATTTAGTTTCCTGTTATGGACTTAGTCCCGATTTATTTCTAATAAATAATAAGGGAGCATCTGTGAATTATAAAGAGATGCTGGATAATTTATTTGCTGATATTAAGCAGTTTATGTCAGATTCAAATCTGAATAAAAATGAAGAATATTCTTCTGCATTAAACGAGGTTGGTGCTCTAATTACTGATCCCGACAAGAGAAAATCGTTTAGGCTTAAGGAAAGAGTAATGAAGGAAGGTTTTATTAATTTTCATGTAAATAAAGCAAAGCAGTACAAGGAAGAAAGTGAGATGAGTAGTTTTCGTTTTCACGGATTTGAAGACCTAGAATTGTCTTCGCAGCTACTCATGAAAGCAGCTTTAAGAAGAGGAGTGGAGTTTAATATATTGGATAGAAGTGAGAACTTTATCAGTTTAACTCAAGGGGATAAAACAGAATATGTAATGCAAGCAACGCGAACCTCATTAGATAATTATTCTAGCGTTTTAATGATGGAAAATAAGCTGGTTACAAAGAAAATATTAAGTGCCAATTCGGTTCGTGTTCCTTGTGGTCTCGATTATCAAAATGCAGAAGAGGCACGTTCAGATTTTGATTTGTTTGAAGGCAAACCAATTGTAGTAAAGCCAAAATCGACAAATTATGGTCTTGGAATTACAATTTTAAAAGAAAATAAAAGTTTAGAGGTTTATCAAAGAGCCGTGGATATTGCTTTTGAGCATGATGGTAGTATTTTAATTGAGGAGTTTATTTCGGGAAGAGAGTTTCGTTTTTTTGTGATTAACGATCGTGTTGATGGAATTTTACACCGAGTGCCTGCTAACGTAAAAGGCGATGGAATAAAAACAATTCGCGAACTGGTAGAAATTAAAAATCAGGATCCTTTGCGGGGAAGAGCTTACCGAACACCTTTGGAAAAAATTAATTTGGAGGAAGCGGAGCAAATGTTTTTAAAAGAGCAAGGATTCAATTTTGATAGTATTTTAGAGAAGGATTTAGTGGTGTATTTGCGAGAAAATTCAAACATAAGTACAGGAGGCGATAGTATCGATTATACAGATGATATTCATCAGTCGTATAAAGATATAGCCATAAAATCGGCGGAAGCTTTAAATGTTAAAATTACAGGATTGGATATGATGATTGAAGATGTTACCAAGCCTGCTACTAAAGATAATTATGCAATTATCGAAATGAATTTTAATCCTGCAATTCATATACATTGTTATCCGTACATAGGTGAAAATCGAAAATTGAATGACAAAATTCTGGATGCATTAGGATTCTAA